The Gasterosteus aculeatus chromosome 8, fGasAcu3.hap1.1, whole genome shotgun sequence genome has a window encoding:
- the LOC120823416 gene encoding uncharacterized protein LOC120823416: MVLCEDGDCSVCLAAFSRTDRIPRVLHCRHTFCDPCLETMAQARNGLLTVGCPLCRRVTCIGRGLSLREALWVNSKLWEQIPEGAQEEEEEEEEEDGRKMRAQEEGMEAKQQPSLQAGCASSTSARTKLKLPAFFRKFSLNKQQQERIVPGSNVEMKSWRRLSTEDAI, translated from the exons ATGGTTCTGTGTGAGGATGGCGACTGCAGCGTCTGCCTCGCGGCCTTCTCGCGGACGGACAGGATCCCCCGGGTGCTCCACTGCAGACATACCTTCTGCGACCCGTGCCTGGAGACCATGGCGCAGGCCAGGAACGGCCTGCTCACCGTGGGCTGCCCTCTGTGCCGCCGGGTGACCTGCATAGGCCGCGGCCTCAGCCTTCGGGAAGCCCTGTGGGTCAACAGCAAGCTGTGGGAGCAGATACCGGAGGGCgcgcaggaagaggaagaggaggaggaggaggaagatggacgGAAAATGAGGGCTCAGGAGGAAGGCATGGAGGCTAAACAACAGCCCTCGCTGCAGGCAGGATG TGCTTCCTCCACGTCTGCCAGAACGAAGCTGAAGCTGCCTGCTTTCTTCAGAAAGTTCAGTCTGAATAAGCAACAGCAGGAGAGGATTGTTCCCGGCAGTAATGT GGAAATGAAATCCTGGCGCAGGCTTTCAACTGAAGACGCCATCTAA